In a single window of the Gemmatimonas sp. genome:
- a CDS encoding YIP1 family protein: MNEVSADASKGSVFEDVLEVLWAPGKVFDRSRAKGVGMYILVLTAITLVIVLATKGLIQPYVDANFDLQMRQMAAKGTPMPPEAVAAAQKFSGYGFIATGVLLIPIGAVLTGLLVWIGGKIASAKFSFGQAMLIATLASVPKVLGFIATAAQGAIADPQSIRSFSDAALGAARFVDPVSTSPALMALLANVDVFNIWQLLIIAIGISVVGRVERSAGFVGALVAWGLGVAMSVIPALLA; this comes from the coding sequence ATGAACGAAGTTTCGGCTGACGCATCCAAAGGCAGTGTGTTCGAGGACGTGCTGGAAGTGTTGTGGGCACCGGGAAAGGTGTTCGATCGCTCGCGGGCAAAGGGTGTCGGTATGTACATCCTCGTGCTCACGGCCATCACGCTGGTCATCGTGCTGGCCACCAAGGGACTGATTCAGCCGTACGTCGATGCGAACTTCGATCTGCAGATGCGGCAGATGGCAGCGAAGGGAACGCCAATGCCACCCGAGGCGGTGGCCGCCGCGCAGAAGTTCTCTGGGTACGGCTTCATTGCGACCGGCGTTCTGCTGATCCCCATTGGCGCGGTGCTGACCGGCCTGCTGGTCTGGATTGGTGGAAAGATCGCGTCGGCCAAGTTCTCGTTCGGACAGGCGATGTTGATCGCGACGCTCGCATCAGTTCCGAAGGTGCTGGGCTTCATCGCCACGGCAGCGCAGGGAGCCATAGCCGATCCACAGTCCATTCGCTCGTTCTCGGATGCCGCCTTGGGCGCCGCGCGGTTCGTCGATCCAGTCAGCACGTCACCGGCGCTCATGGCGCTTCTTGCCAACGTCGACGTGTTCAACATCTGGCAGCTGCTCATCATCGCGATCGGGATCAGCGTCGTCGGCCGGGTGGAACGCAGTGCCGGCTTCGTCGGTGCGCTCGTCGCATGGGGGCTCGGCGTGGCCATGAGTGTCATTCCCGCATTGCTGGCCTAG
- a CDS encoding sulfite exporter TauE/SafE family protein → MLLNAKSVLLAGLALVAIYHVVTLVRGLPKLGSVRPTAGFIVTGVFTDFLDTLGIGSFATSTAIYRATKWVKDALIPGTLNAGHTLSTLAQAFIYTQVVEVEPVTLVGMIVAAVVGSWVGAGLVAKWPTQRIQLGMGLCLAAAAALTFAQAAGAIPGGGEAIGVTGVKLGIALFGNFVLGVLMTIGIGLYGPCLLLVSALGMSPTAAFPIMMGSCAFLMPFASARFIRLGKVDARAVVGNIIGGVPAVLVAAYIVKSLPLTAMRWLVAVVVAYTAITLIMSARRASQPEMAEA, encoded by the coding sequence ATGCTGCTAAACGCCAAGAGTGTTCTGCTCGCGGGCCTCGCGCTCGTGGCCATCTATCATGTGGTCACCCTCGTGCGAGGCCTGCCTAAACTTGGCTCCGTACGTCCGACGGCCGGGTTTATCGTGACCGGTGTCTTTACCGATTTTCTCGATACTCTCGGCATCGGATCGTTCGCGACCTCGACGGCGATCTATCGCGCGACCAAGTGGGTGAAGGACGCGTTGATTCCGGGAACGCTCAACGCAGGGCACACGCTGTCGACGTTGGCGCAGGCCTTCATCTACACGCAAGTGGTCGAGGTCGAGCCGGTCACCTTGGTCGGGATGATCGTCGCCGCCGTCGTCGGCTCGTGGGTTGGCGCTGGCCTCGTGGCGAAGTGGCCCACCCAGCGCATTCAGTTGGGCATGGGGTTGTGCCTCGCCGCCGCCGCCGCGCTCACCTTTGCGCAGGCCGCCGGCGCGATTCCGGGCGGTGGAGAAGCGATTGGCGTCACCGGCGTGAAGCTCGGTATTGCGCTGTTCGGCAACTTCGTACTCGGCGTGCTCATGACGATCGGCATCGGTCTCTACGGTCCGTGTCTGCTGCTGGTCAGCGCCCTTGGCATGAGTCCAACGGCCGCGTTCCCGATCATGATGGGTTCGTGCGCGTTCCTCATGCCGTTCGCCAGCGCGCGATTCATCCGTCTTGGCAAAGTCGATGCGCGGGCCGTCGTCGGCAACATCATCGGCGGCGTACCTGCGGTGCTGGTGGCAGCGTACATCGTGAAGTCGCTGCCGCTCACCGCCATGCGATGGCTGGTGGCCGTGGTCGTCGCTTACACCGCAATCACGCTCATCATGAGCGCGCGCCGCGCGTCACAACCGGAAATGGCCGAGGCCTGA
- a CDS encoding superoxide dismutase, protein MAHVLPPLPYALEALEPHIDAQTMSIHHGKHHQAYVTNLNAAIEKAPELASWSIDELCSKINDVPEAVRTAVRNNGGGHWNHSLFWQTMAPNAGGEPTGALAEAIAKAFGSFATFKEQFQAAGIGRFGSGWAWLVSTNGALSIMSTPNQDNPLMEGKHALLGCDVWEHAYYLKYQNRRADYLAAYWNVVNWAEVAKRFAA, encoded by the coding sequence ATGGCCCACGTTCTTCCGCCGCTTCCGTACGCGCTCGAGGCGCTCGAGCCGCACATCGATGCACAGACCATGAGCATTCACCATGGCAAGCATCATCAGGCGTACGTCACCAACCTGAACGCCGCGATCGAAAAGGCGCCCGAGTTGGCGTCGTGGTCGATCGACGAGCTGTGCAGCAAGATCAACGACGTGCCGGAAGCGGTGCGTACCGCCGTTCGCAACAACGGCGGCGGTCACTGGAATCACTCGCTGTTCTGGCAGACGATGGCGCCGAATGCCGGTGGGGAGCCCACGGGCGCGCTGGCCGAGGCCATTGCGAAGGCGTTCGGATCATTTGCCACATTCAAGGAGCAGTTCCAGGCCGCCGGCATCGGACGATTCGGCTCGGGGTGGGCGTGGCTGGTGTCCACGAACGGCGCCCTGTCGATCATGAGCACGCCGAATCAGGACAACCCGCTCATGGAAGGCAAGCATGCACTGCTTGGCTGCGATGTATGGGAGCACGCGTACTACCTGAAGTACCAGAACCGTCGTGCGGATTATCTCGCGGCGTACTGGAACGTGGTGAACTGGGCGGAAGTCGCGAAGCGCTTCGCCGCCTGA
- a CDS encoding VTT domain-containing protein, producing the protein MDFLTEFYQKLRDLPALVQWAGYVGLTIIIFAETGLLVGFFLPGDSLLVTAGLLAADPAFGLNVWLLGLILTVAAIVGDTVGYHVGKATGPRIFTRENSLFFHKDHLLKAQAFYEKHGGKTIIIARFMPIVRTFAPVVAGVGQMRYASFLAYNVVGGVLWIWSMLITGYVLAKTVPGVARHVEKVILVVVFLSILPGIIAWWRNRGAQAKA; encoded by the coding sequence TTGGATTTTCTGACCGAGTTCTACCAAAAGCTTCGTGACCTCCCCGCCTTGGTACAGTGGGCCGGGTACGTCGGGCTGACGATCATCATCTTCGCGGAGACGGGACTGCTGGTTGGCTTTTTTCTACCTGGCGATTCGTTGCTGGTCACTGCCGGCCTGCTGGCGGCGGACCCGGCCTTCGGGCTGAACGTGTGGCTGCTGGGGCTGATTCTGACCGTGGCGGCGATCGTCGGTGATACCGTGGGTTACCACGTAGGCAAAGCCACGGGGCCGCGTATCTTTACCCGCGAGAACTCGCTGTTCTTTCACAAGGACCACCTGCTGAAAGCGCAGGCGTTCTACGAAAAGCACGGTGGCAAGACGATCATCATTGCGCGCTTCATGCCGATCGTGCGGACGTTCGCGCCGGTCGTGGCCGGCGTCGGCCAGATGCGGTACGCATCGTTTCTTGCGTATAACGTGGTTGGTGGCGTGCTGTGGATCTGGAGCATGCTCATCACGGGGTACGTGCTGGCCAAGACGGTGCCCGGCGTTGCCAGGCATGTCGAGAAGGTGATTCTGGTGGTGGTGTTCCTGTCCATTCTGCCGGGCATCATTGCCTGGTGGCGCAATCGCGGGGCGCAGGCCAAAGCCTGA
- a CDS encoding glycosyl hydrolase-related protein, translating to MVSHTHWDREWYHTAARFRQRLVALLDAVLERRNDGETFLLDGQAITLLDYLTVRPEREAELGARLQAGSLEAGPWYVLADNLIPSGEAILRNLEAGRRVIRRLGAAPPPVLYCPDTFGHPAALPSIAAGYGFETAIVWRGAGGASHPSSDAFRWRAADGASVAAYHLPPDGYEFGSALPVEDDAAAARWRHISDVLVARNRTGVVLLLNGADHHALQPDVIEALAAVRHAAAPEAIVQRSALSAFAVRFQRACRDTELPVVQGELRDSYGYTWTLGGTLGTRAQQKRRNAILERALLRDVEPWMALSWLHHATARARAIASNGTVTLAQLPALLNVAWQELLETHPHDTLCGCSIDGVARAMDARQDRVRSQTRGLRDAALSLALQQDVVAARSRAICAATEQAVVVRNRAATARGGVAELRLIETLADVGVGPDSAQTTPIDVGRDSWRPLVSGVPLQWMGALVAHQRRESPQHYPDNDLVRVHRVVAWIPEVPALGLRVFATAPDVDAGRVHHDEVSTVRVVESATDVVLENDRVRVTVREGHVDLEQGGRRLERVLSIESIADLGDSYTPSVRGDPERLTCVETVVQHRGPLRAAVRLTWESATQDIRVHTTMVVDAAAELLRCDVSGMNRRRNHRLQLKWRTDFADPVTVADAAFGPVERHVPRAPADSREAVVPSMPMHRWATQLSHGHAVTMFADGLAEAESAAGALSITLVRAIGELSRGDLPERPGHAGWPSPTPDSQSLGGFRARVGLMLHEDGPHRLDTVSRAADALLLPLCGETWRDLDVPPTPTPTQIAGPQLHGTGLEVSAVTLAQRGDGIILRAVNLSANAVQGHWQLPHDGPWIVTRCRLDETPLESPVRRDARVAFLAGPREIVTLHITVEQLA from the coding sequence GTGGTCTCCCATACCCATTGGGACCGGGAGTGGTACCACACGGCAGCGCGATTCCGTCAGCGGCTGGTGGCGCTCCTCGACGCCGTACTCGAGCGCAGGAACGACGGCGAAACCTTTCTGCTCGACGGGCAGGCCATCACGCTGCTCGACTATCTGACGGTGCGCCCTGAGCGGGAAGCTGAGTTGGGCGCGCGCTTGCAGGCCGGCTCGCTCGAGGCGGGGCCGTGGTACGTGTTGGCCGACAACCTGATTCCCTCCGGGGAGGCGATCCTCCGTAATCTCGAAGCGGGGCGTCGCGTGATCCGTCGTCTCGGCGCGGCGCCGCCACCGGTTCTCTACTGCCCCGACACGTTCGGGCACCCGGCCGCGCTGCCGAGCATCGCAGCGGGCTATGGATTCGAGACGGCGATAGTGTGGCGCGGTGCCGGCGGCGCGTCACATCCCTCCTCCGACGCCTTTCGTTGGCGAGCCGCCGACGGTGCGTCGGTCGCCGCGTATCATCTGCCTCCCGATGGTTACGAGTTCGGCAGCGCGCTGCCGGTCGAGGACGACGCGGCGGCGGCGCGTTGGCGGCACATATCCGACGTGCTGGTCGCGCGCAATCGCACTGGCGTTGTATTGCTCCTCAATGGCGCCGATCATCACGCACTGCAGCCCGACGTGATCGAGGCGCTGGCCGCCGTGCGCCACGCGGCTGCTCCGGAAGCCATCGTGCAGCGTAGTGCGCTCAGCGCGTTTGCCGTGCGCTTCCAGCGGGCGTGTCGCGATACGGAGCTGCCGGTGGTGCAGGGCGAACTGCGCGATTCCTACGGCTACACCTGGACCTTGGGAGGAACGCTCGGCACACGCGCGCAGCAGAAGCGCCGCAACGCGATTCTCGAGCGCGCGTTGCTTCGCGATGTCGAGCCGTGGATGGCGCTGTCGTGGCTGCATCACGCGACCGCCCGTGCGCGGGCGATCGCATCGAATGGCACGGTGACACTCGCCCAGCTGCCCGCGCTGCTGAATGTCGCGTGGCAGGAGCTGCTGGAGACGCATCCGCACGACACGCTCTGCGGCTGCTCGATTGACGGCGTGGCCCGCGCAATGGATGCACGTCAGGACCGCGTACGGTCACAGACGCGAGGTCTTCGCGACGCCGCGCTCAGTCTGGCATTGCAGCAGGACGTCGTGGCGGCGCGGTCGCGAGCCATCTGCGCCGCCACGGAACAGGCCGTGGTCGTGCGCAACCGAGCGGCGACGGCACGCGGTGGAGTGGCCGAACTTCGTCTTATTGAAACACTCGCCGACGTCGGGGTCGGTCCGGACAGTGCCCAAACGACGCCGATCGACGTCGGCCGTGACTCATGGCGACCGCTCGTGTCGGGCGTGCCGCTGCAGTGGATGGGCGCGCTGGTAGCACACCAACGACGAGAGTCTCCACAGCACTATCCTGACAACGATCTGGTGCGCGTGCACCGGGTCGTCGCGTGGATACCGGAGGTGCCGGCCCTCGGCCTTCGCGTGTTCGCGACGGCGCCGGACGTCGACGCTGGCCGCGTGCACCACGACGAGGTATCCACGGTTCGTGTGGTTGAGTCGGCGACGGACGTCGTACTCGAAAACGACCGCGTTCGCGTCACGGTGCGCGAGGGGCACGTCGATCTCGAGCAGGGCGGACGTCGTCTTGAGCGCGTGCTGTCGATCGAGAGTATCGCCGATCTTGGGGACAGCTACACACCATCGGTACGCGGTGATCCCGAGCGCTTGACCTGCGTTGAGACCGTCGTGCAGCATCGCGGTCCATTGCGCGCTGCCGTGCGGCTCACGTGGGAGTCTGCCACGCAGGACATTCGCGTGCACACCACGATGGTGGTCGATGCGGCGGCCGAACTGTTGCGCTGCGACGTGAGCGGGATGAATCGACGACGCAATCACCGACTACAGCTGAAGTGGCGCACCGACTTCGCAGACCCCGTCACCGTAGCCGACGCGGCGTTCGGTCCCGTGGAACGCCATGTGCCGCGCGCTCCAGCAGACTCGCGTGAAGCCGTCGTACCCTCCATGCCGATGCATCGTTGGGCCACGCAGTTATCACACGGCCACGCCGTAACGATGTTCGCCGACGGTCTCGCCGAAGCGGAGTCCGCCGCTGGCGCGTTGTCGATCACGCTGGTGCGCGCCATCGGCGAACTCTCACGCGGTGATCTTCCTGAGCGTCCCGGTCACGCCGGATGGCCGTCACCCACACCTGATTCGCAGAGTCTCGGTGGTTTCCGCGCACGCGTCGGTCTCATGCTGCACGAAGATGGTCCCCATCGACTCGACACCGTCAGTCGCGCGGCCGATGCGCTGCTCCTTCCGCTATGCGGTGAAACCTGGCGGGATCTCGACGTGCCGCCGACGCCGACGCCGACGCAGATCGCCGGTCCGCAACTTCATGGGACGGGACTCGAAGTCTCCGCCGTCACCCTCGCGCAGCGCGGCGACGGGATCATACTACGCGCCGTCAACCTCTCTGCGAATGCAGTGCAGGGGCACTGGCAGCTTCCTCACGATGGACCGTGGATCGTGACGCGCTGTCGACTCGATGAAACGCCGCTGGAATCACCCGTGCGGCGGGATGCTCGCGTCGCGTTTCTCGCTGGGCCCCGCGAGATCGTCACGCTGCACATCACGGTTGAGCAGCTAGCGTAA
- a CDS encoding ABC transporter permease, translated as MTKNNIRPAAAPRWAVGVLAAMAIASVLVPAFAVDGARDIGDVLATRLVAPFSRDGHGVWHFLGTDAFGRDLLVRLWTGARISLGVGVAGSALSGALGILLGAIAGWRGGSVDRAIVALGDALLAIPRLVLLLVIASLWGPGLGVVISVLGLTGWMSVMRLVRADVQGVRVLAFVEGAQALGVPSWRVLRRHVLPNALSSALVAITLGVGNAILLESGLSFLGLGIQPPASSWGNMIAGGREWLLVAPWIALVPGVALVATVVACTVVGDALGDRSVRGDLR; from the coding sequence GTGACGAAGAACAATATCAGGCCTGCAGCAGCGCCGCGGTGGGCCGTTGGCGTGCTGGCGGCGATGGCGATCGCGTCGGTTCTGGTGCCGGCATTCGCGGTCGATGGCGCACGCGACATCGGCGACGTGTTGGCAACGCGTCTGGTTGCGCCGTTCTCGCGTGATGGCCACGGCGTGTGGCATTTCCTGGGTACGGATGCGTTCGGCCGCGATCTGTTGGTGCGTCTCTGGACCGGCGCGCGTATTTCCTTGGGCGTCGGCGTGGCTGGATCGGCCCTCAGCGGCGCGTTGGGCATCCTGCTCGGCGCAATCGCGGGATGGCGCGGCGGGAGCGTCGATCGGGCGATCGTCGCGCTCGGCGATGCCTTGTTGGCGATTCCCCGACTCGTGCTGCTGCTGGTGATTGCGTCGCTGTGGGGGCCGGGACTCGGCGTCGTAATTTCCGTACTCGGACTGACCGGATGGATGTCGGTGATGCGCCTGGTGCGGGCCGACGTGCAGGGCGTACGAGTCCTCGCTTTCGTAGAGGGGGCTCAGGCGCTCGGCGTACCGTCCTGGCGCGTGCTGCGGCGCCACGTGCTGCCGAACGCCTTGAGCAGCGCGTTGGTGGCGATCACCCTCGGCGTCGGCAACGCCATTTTGCTCGAAAGCGGCCTGTCGTTTCTCGGCCTCGGGATTCAGCCACCGGCGTCAAGTTGGGGCAACATGATCGCGGGCGGACGGGAGTGGCTCTTGGTTGCTCCTTGGATCGCGCTGGTGCCCGGTGTGGCGCTGGTCGCTACGGTGGTGGCCTGTACCGTCGTGGGTGACGCATTGGGCGACCGCAGCGTACGCGGCGACTTACGCTAG
- a CDS encoding ABC transporter permease, translating into MHRLSSRVLDALLLLWLVTTITFALIHLAPGDPATLLISPTASAEEAARQRTALGLDAPLPLQYARWIGGVLRGELGESLVRAEPVTRVIADALPVSLFLGGVSLLASFVIGTLVGMRQALRASRRADRVITALMTMIYAAPSFWLALAMVTLFTSGVVWLGLPASMRLPAFGMQDPAADPAAFGLADRWRHAVLPLLVLSLPGAAGVSRFARRALLDAAGAPHVQAAYARGLTRGEVERAHVLRNALTPLVVLFGLTLPGVIAGSVFVEQVFAWPGLGRTMLSAIAARDYPVVLGLTLVYAGAVVMANLLADLILLRLDPRRRAT; encoded by the coding sequence GTGCATCGTCTCTCGTCACGCGTGCTCGACGCGCTCCTGCTGCTCTGGCTCGTCACCACCATCACCTTCGCGCTGATCCATCTGGCACCGGGTGATCCGGCGACGTTGTTGATCTCCCCGACGGCATCGGCCGAAGAGGCGGCCCGACAGCGGACCGCACTGGGGCTCGATGCCCCACTCCCGTTGCAATATGCGCGGTGGATCGGTGGCGTGCTGCGCGGCGAGCTTGGCGAGAGTCTCGTCCGTGCGGAACCGGTCACGCGCGTCATCGCAGATGCGTTGCCAGTGTCGCTGTTCCTCGGGGGGGTCTCGTTGCTGGCCAGCTTCGTGATCGGGACGTTGGTGGGCATGCGGCAGGCGTTGCGCGCGTCGCGGCGCGCGGACCGTGTGATCACCGCCCTCATGACGATGATCTATGCCGCGCCGAGCTTCTGGCTGGCGCTGGCGATGGTGACACTGTTTACCTCGGGCGTGGTGTGGCTTGGCCTGCCGGCGTCGATGCGATTGCCGGCGTTCGGCATGCAAGACCCGGCGGCGGACCCGGCAGCGTTCGGATTGGCCGACCGATGGCGGCACGCGGTGCTCCCCCTGCTCGTGCTGTCGTTGCCCGGTGCGGCCGGGGTCTCGCGGTTCGCACGCCGCGCCCTGTTGGACGCGGCTGGAGCGCCGCATGTACAGGCCGCGTATGCGCGGGGCCTGACGCGCGGCGAGGTGGAGCGGGCGCACGTGCTCCGCAACGCGCTGACGCCGTTGGTGGTGCTCTTCGGGCTCACGCTGCCTGGCGTGATCGCCGGTTCAGTATTCGTGGAGCAGGTCTTCGCGTGGCCCGGCCTCGGGCGCACGATGCTGTCGGCCATCGCGGCGCGCGACTATCCCGTGGTGCTCGGTCTGACGCTGGTCTACGCCGGCGCCGTGGTGATGGCCAACCTGCTGGCGGACCTGATTCTGCTGCGGCTCGATCCGCGACGGCGTGCGACGTGA
- a CDS encoding peptide ABC transporter substrate-binding protein: protein MASIAALSVLGAVACGRPDRPAGTIVMASGADLESGNPLVTVHPLSRQLQRHALFVTLVKLDSALQPEPYLARSWQWDASRRAVTFTLLVGLTWHDGAPTTAADIAFTMAAARDTALGSPRAGDVSVMDSVLALNDSTVRVVFRDPRAELPTVLAELPIVPQHVLDSVPRARWRAHPFSTAPVGNGPFRFVSRTPGRQWRFARNADFPPALGGPPNAQQIVVAVVDEAATKFAGLVSGELDVAGVSPTMAHLVERDPSLMLMTPPALFSTVLAFNTTRAPFADARVRRALSLSIDRVRLVRAAVAGYATPAAAAIPPGLPFSVAEAPVLDTKQADSLLDAAGWTRRQAGVVRTRGGVPLEVTLLTVGGGDMAVEQLVQADLAARGVVLTLRVMELSSFLATVRAPVKQFDVVLTGIPGDIALGHLSAMFATAQRGGALDYTGLHTAELDRQLAAARGAGPDAASAAWRAVAAELEAAMPVAWLFHARGVQGRSRKLKGVHMDLRGELVSVARWTRQDTP, encoded by the coding sequence GTGGCGAGCATCGCCGCGCTGTCGGTGTTAGGTGCCGTGGCCTGTGGTCGCCCCGATCGCCCGGCAGGGACGATTGTGATGGCGTCCGGCGCCGACCTCGAGTCGGGAAATCCGCTCGTCACGGTGCACCCGCTGTCGCGGCAACTGCAGCGACACGCGCTGTTCGTCACGCTGGTGAAGCTCGACAGCGCTCTCCAGCCTGAACCCTATCTGGCGCGCTCCTGGCAGTGGGACGCGTCCCGACGGGCGGTCACCTTCACGCTGTTGGTCGGCCTCACGTGGCACGACGGCGCGCCCACCACAGCGGCCGACATCGCCTTCACGATGGCGGCCGCGCGCGACACCGCATTGGGCTCACCGCGCGCTGGCGATGTCTCGGTGATGGATAGCGTGCTGGCGCTGAATGACAGCACGGTGCGCGTGGTGTTTCGTGATCCGCGTGCCGAACTGCCCACGGTGCTTGCCGAGCTGCCCATCGTGCCGCAGCACGTGCTCGACAGCGTACCACGGGCGCGCTGGCGCGCGCACCCCTTTTCGACGGCGCCGGTGGGCAATGGCCCATTTCGCTTCGTGTCGAGAACGCCTGGCCGCCAGTGGCGCTTCGCGCGGAACGCTGACTTTCCGCCCGCACTCGGCGGGCCGCCGAACGCGCAGCAGATCGTGGTCGCGGTCGTCGACGAAGCCGCCACGAAGTTCGCTGGACTCGTCAGCGGGGAACTCGACGTGGCCGGCGTGTCACCAACGATGGCACATCTCGTGGAGCGCGATCCATCGCTCATGCTGATGACGCCACCGGCGCTCTTCTCCACGGTGTTGGCCTTTAATACCACACGCGCACCCTTCGCAGATGCCAGGGTGCGACGCGCTCTGAGTCTCTCCATCGATCGCGTGCGCCTCGTGCGCGCGGCGGTCGCCGGCTACGCCACGCCGGCGGCCGCCGCCATTCCGCCCGGCTTACCGTTCTCAGTCGCCGAGGCGCCGGTCCTCGACACGAAGCAGGCCGACTCGTTGCTGGATGCCGCTGGCTGGACGCGCCGCCAGGCCGGCGTCGTGCGCACGCGAGGCGGCGTGCCGCTCGAAGTCACACTACTCACCGTTGGTGGCGGCGACATGGCCGTCGAGCAACTCGTGCAGGCGGACCTGGCCGCGCGTGGCGTCGTGCTCACGCTGCGCGTGATGGAACTCTCGTCGTTCCTCGCGACCGTCCGCGCGCCGGTCAAGCAATTCGATGTCGTGCTCACCGGCATTCCTGGGGATATTGCGCTCGGGCACCTCTCGGCGATGTTCGCCACCGCACAGCGCGGCGGTGCACTCGATTACACCGGCTTGCACACCGCGGAGCTCGACCGCCAGCTTGCCGCCGCACGCGGTGCCGGCCCCGACGCTGCGTCCGCCGCATGGCGAGCCGTGGCGGCAGAACTCGAGGCGGCCATGCCGGTCGCGTGGCTGTTCCACGCGCGTGGCGTGCAGGGGCGCTCGCGGAAACTCAAGGGTGTACATATGGATCTGCGTGGTGAGCTTGTTTCCGTCGCGCGTTGGACGCGTCAGGACACCCCGTGA